The Desulfatirhabdium butyrativorans DSM 18734 DNA window GGAAACTATCACAAACGATATGGCACTGCCAATATCACATCGTATGGGTACCCAAATACCGGTATAGGATCTTGGAGGGAGCCATTGCTGTTGAAGCTGAGAATTGCATAAGGGCATTTTCGGAGCAACAACAAGCAGAAGTAGTAGAACTAAATATTCAGCCGGATCACGTCCATCTTCTCGTAATGGTTCCTCCAAAGGTTTCA harbors:
- the tnpA gene encoding IS200/IS605 family transposase is translated as MSRFRKLSQTIWHCQYHIVWVPKYRYRILEGAIAVEAENCIRAFSEQQQAEVVELNIQPDHVHLLVMVPPKVS